In the Kribbella sp. NBC_00482 genome, one interval contains:
- a CDS encoding serine hydrolase domain-containing protein — protein sequence MQRWLDDNLADLITKYDVPAASVAVLADGEVSTAAAGILNLDTGVEATVDSVFQVGSITKLWTTTLILQLIAEGKVDLDRPVRDYLPEFKLADEEAAAVITPRQLLTHSSGFSGDAFTPTSRGDDAVELFVRDVLPGLAQEVQPGAGFSYNNSGFVVLGRIAEVLFGKPFHQLVRERIAVPLGLEHVATIADEALLYRAALGHVAPKPGDPLRTAPVWSLVHAMAPAGSLLAMSARDLLTFGRGYLDATLFDRDTIDRLWEPQVDVPAIGGFAQHWGLGWMIFDVEGGRLYGHDGGTVGQAAFFRLVPEKGVAVVLLTNGGSAGAVYDELVGHILRETAGVELPARPVPPERPVEISAELVTGRYTGVLVQATITVQDGEFWVLDEAVSDEARLIYPEPRRTRLVALDDTRLIAAEAEHGTYEVLAFRAAVDGRAGYLFRGGRLTPRSH from the coding sequence GTGCAGCGCTGGCTCGACGACAACCTCGCGGACCTGATCACGAAGTACGACGTACCGGCGGCGTCGGTCGCCGTCCTGGCCGACGGGGAGGTGAGTACGGCGGCCGCAGGCATCCTCAACCTGGACACCGGCGTCGAGGCGACCGTCGACTCGGTGTTCCAGGTCGGGTCGATCACCAAGCTGTGGACGACCACGCTGATCCTGCAGCTGATTGCCGAGGGCAAGGTCGACCTCGACCGGCCGGTGCGGGACTACCTGCCCGAGTTCAAGCTCGCCGACGAGGAGGCCGCCGCGGTGATCACGCCGCGGCAGCTGCTCACCCACTCGAGCGGGTTCTCCGGCGATGCCTTCACCCCGACCTCGCGTGGTGATGACGCGGTCGAGTTGTTCGTGCGGGACGTGCTGCCCGGGCTGGCGCAGGAGGTGCAACCGGGTGCCGGGTTCTCGTACAACAACTCCGGCTTCGTGGTGCTCGGGCGGATCGCCGAAGTCCTGTTCGGGAAGCCGTTCCACCAGCTCGTCCGGGAGCGCATCGCCGTACCGCTCGGGCTGGAGCACGTCGCCACGATCGCGGACGAGGCTCTCCTGTACCGCGCGGCGCTCGGGCATGTGGCACCGAAGCCGGGTGATCCGTTGCGGACCGCGCCGGTGTGGAGCCTGGTGCATGCGATGGCCCCGGCCGGGTCGTTGCTGGCGATGAGTGCCCGGGACCTGCTCACGTTCGGCCGCGGGTACCTGGACGCGACGCTGTTCGACCGGGACACGATCGATCGGTTGTGGGAGCCGCAGGTCGACGTACCGGCGATCGGCGGGTTCGCGCAGCACTGGGGACTCGGCTGGATGATCTTCGACGTCGAGGGCGGGCGGCTCTACGGCCACGACGGCGGGACCGTCGGGCAGGCGGCGTTCTTCCGGCTGGTGCCCGAGAAGGGCGTCGCGGTCGTGCTCCTCACCAACGGCGGCAGCGCCGGAGCCGTGTACGACGAACTGGTCGGCCACATCCTCCGCGAGACGGCCGGGGTCGAGTTGCCGGCCCGGCCGGTGCCGCCTGAGCGGCCGGTGGAGATTTCCGCGGAGCTGGTCACCGGTCGCTACACCGGCGTACTGGTGCAGGCCACGATCACCGTCCAGGACGGGGAGTTCTGGGTGCTCGACGAGGCGGTCAGCGACGAGGCGCGGCTGATTTACCCGGAGCCGCGCCGGACCAGGCTCGTCGCGCTCGACGACACCCGGTTGATCGCGGCCGAGGCGGAGCACGGGACGTACGAGGTCCTCGCCTTCCGCGCGGCGGTCGACGGTCGTGCGGGGTACCTGTTCCGCGGTGGCCGGCTCACTCCGCGCAGTCACTGA